The following proteins are co-located in the Castanea sativa cultivar Marrone di Chiusa Pesio chromosome 8, ASM4071231v1 genome:
- the LOC142607703 gene encoding indole-3-acetaldehyde oxidase-like isoform X2: protein MCVSLFAALVNAEKANQSEPSPGFSKLTVSEAEKAISGNLCRCTGYRSIADACKSFAADVDVEDLGLNSFWRKGESKEVKMSRLPFYNRNKEICTFPEFLKKEIRSSMLLDSKRFYWYNPVSVKELQSLLESNETNDGSLIKLVAGNTGMGYYKELEHYDRYIDLRYIPELSSIRRDPKGIEIGATITISKAIEALKEENKSEFHPKSEMVFKKIANHMEKIASGFIRNTASIGGNLMMAQRKNFPSDIATILVAVGSMVYIMTGPTCERIMLEEFLERPPLSSKTLLLNVKIPSWESIKNISSETDTMLLFETYRAAPRPLGNALPYLNAAFLAEVSPCKTSDGIIVNNCQLAFGAYGTKHAIRARQVEEFLAGKFLSLDVLYEATKLVKAVVVPEDGTSSPAYRSSLAIGFLFDFFSPLIDNGGKISNVLLEGYIKNVNAYKSNQNHVQLAHDNLSSLLSSGKQVIELSEEYHPVGEPITKSGAAIQASGEAFYVDDIPSPENCLHGTFIYSTKPLAWVKGIQFQPKPLPDGVASIITFKDIPKGGENIGSKSIFGTEPLFAEELTQCAGQRLAFVVADTQKHADKAINFAVVDYDLENLEPPILSVEEAVKRSSLFEVPPMFYPKQVGDISKGMAEADHKILSAEIKLGSQYYFYMESQAALAIPDEDNCMVVYSSSQVPEWTHAVIAKCLGVPEHNVRVITRRVGGAFGGKSIKAMPVATACALAAHKLRRPVRIYLDRKTDMIMAGGRHPMKITYSVGFKSNGKITALQLDILINAGLSPDISPIMPHNILGPLKKYDWGALSFDIKVCKTNHSSKSAMRAPGEVQGSFIAEAVIEHVASTLSMDVDSVRSINLHTYNSLNLFYESNADEPLEYTLPFIWDKLAMSSSLHQRTEKVKEFNRDNKWRKRGISRIPIVHEFFVRPTPGKVSILSDGSIVVEVGGIELGQGLWTKVKQMAAFGLSSIQCDGVGDLLDKVRVIQSDSLSLIQGGFTAGSTTSESSCEAVRLCCNILVERLRPLRERLQDQMGSIKWEMLIAQAYMLSVNLSASSFFVPDLTSMQYRIYGAAVSEVEVNILTGETTILQTDIIYDCGQSLNPAVDLGQIEGAFVQGVGFFMLEEYLTNSDGLVVAEGTWTYKIPTLDTIPKQFNVEIQKSGHHQKRVLSSKASGEPPLILAASVHCATRAAIKEARKQLLSWSGKDECSSTFQLEVPATMPVVKEHCGLESVERYLEWRMGRK from the exons ATGTGTGTTTCACTCTTTGCAGCTCTGGTCAATGCTGAAAAGGCCAATCAATCAGAGCCCTCTCCTGGATTCTCCAAGCTGACAGTTTCCGAAGCTGAAAAGGCTATTTCAGGAAACCTTTGTCGCTGTACTGGATATAGATCAATAGCCGATGCCTGCAAGAGTTTTGCGGCTGATGTTGATGTGGAGGATTTGGGGCTCAACTCTTTTTGGAGAAAGGGAGAGAGTAAGGAAGTAAAGATGAGTAGATTACCTTTCTATAACCGTAACAAAGAGATTTGTACATTTCCTGAGTTCCTGAAGAAGGAAATCAGGTCTTCCATGCTTTTGGATTCTAAAAGATTTTATTGGTACAATCCTGTTAGTGTCAAGGAACTTCAAAGCTTATTGGAATCTAATGAGACCAATGATGGGAGCTTGATTAAATTAGTTGCTGGCAACACTGGAATGGGTTATTACAAGGAACTAGAACACTATGACAGATATATTGATCTACGGTATATTCCTGAGCTCTCATCGATTCGAAGAGATCCAAAAGGGATTGAGATTGGAGCGACCATCACAATCTCTAAAGCTATTGAAGCTTTaaaggaagaaaacaaaagtgaaTTTCACCCAAAGAGTGAGATGGTGTTCAAAAAAATTGCCAACCATATGGAGAAAATTGCTTCAGGCTTCATCCGGAATACAGCTAGTATAGGGGGAAACTTGATGATGGCACAAAGGAAGAATTTTCCTTCTGATATTGCTACGATTCTTGTTGCTGTGGGTTCAATGGTATATATAATGACCGGTCCTACATGTGAAAGGATTATGTTGGAGGAGTTTCTAGAAAGGCCTCCTTTGAGTTCCAAAACTTTACTTCTCAATGTTAAAATCCCATCCTGggaatcaataaaaaatatttcatctgAAACTGACACTATGTTGCTCTTTGAAACCTATCGAGCTGCACCACGACCTCTTGGAAATGCATTGCCCTATTTAAATGCTGCATTCTTGGCTGAAGTTTCTCCATGTAAAACTTCTGATGGAATCATAGTAAATAACTGTCAGCTAGCTTTTGGTGCTTATGGGACTAAACATGCAATTAGAGCAAGACAGGTGGAGGAATTTTTAGCtggaaaatttttaagtttagatGTTCTATATGAAGCTACCAAATTAGTTAAAGCCGTTGTGGTACCTGAAGATGGCACTTCCTCTCCTGCCTATAGGTCAAGCTTGGccataggttttctttttgatttctttAGCCCCTTAATTGACAATGGTGGTAAAATTTCTAATGTTTTGTTAGAAGGATATATCAAGAATGTTAATGCTTACAAATCAAACCAGAATCATGTTCAACTAGCTCATGATAACCTGTCAAGTTTGCTATCATCCGGTAAGCAGGTGATTGAATTAAGTGAAGAGTATCATCCAGTTGGTGAGCCAATTACAAAATCTGGAGCTGCCATCCAAGCTTCTG GTGAGGCTTTCTATGTGGATGACATTCCTTCACCAGAAAATTGCCTACACGGAACATTCATTTATAGCACAAAGCCTTTGGCGTGGGTAAAGGGTATACAATTCCAGCCTAAACCACTTCCAGATGGAGTGGCTTCAATTATTACTTTTAAAGACATCCCAAAAGGTGGAGAGAATATAGGGTCAAAAAGCATTTTTGGTACTGAACCTTTATTTGCTGAGGAGCTTACACAGTGTGCTGGTCAGCGTCTTGCATTTGTG GTTGCAGATACACAGAAACATGCAGATAAAGCTATAAATTTTGCTGTGGTTGACTATGACTTGGAAAATTTAGAACCTCCAATTCTCTCTGTAGAAGAGGCTGTTAAGAGATCTAGCCTTTTTGAGGTTCCTCCTATGTTTTACCCAAAACAAGTTGGTGATATATCGAAAGGAATGGCTGAAGCTGATCATAAAATTCTTTCTGCTGAG ATTAAACTTGGGTCACAATACTATTTCTATATGGAGTCGCAAGCTGCCCTTGCTATACCAGATGAAGACAACTGCATGGTGGTTTATAGTTCAAGTCAGGTCCCAGAGTGGACACACGCTGTGATTGCAAAATGTCTCGGTGTTCCTGAACATAATGTCCGCGTAATTACGAGAAGGGTTGGGGGAGCATTTGGCGGAAAGTCCATCAAAGCCATGCCT GTTGCTACAGCATGTGCACTTGCAGCACACAAATTGCGTCGCCCTGTCAGGATATATCTTGATCGCAAGACTGATATGATAATGGCAGGAGGAAGGCATCCCATGAAAATAACTTACAGTGTAGGATTCAAGTCTAATGGGAAGATTACAGCATTACAACTTGACATATTAATTAATGCTGGGTTGTCTCCAGATATAAGTCCAATTATGCCGCATAACATACTAGGTCCACTTAAAAAGTATGACTGGGGTGCTTTATCTTTTGATATAAAGGTATGCAAAACAAATCATTCAAGTAAATCTGCAATGCGGGCACCTGGGGAAGTACAGGGATCATTTATTGCTGAAGCTGTTATTGAACACGTAGCATCTACCCTTTCAATGGATGTTGATTCTGTCAGAAGCATAAATCTCCACACATACAACAGCCTTAACTTATTCTATGAGAGTAATGCAGATGAACCTCTCGAGTATACTTTACCTTTTATATGGGATAAGTTGGCCATGTCATCAAGCTTACACCAGAGAACTGAAAAGGTGAAAGAGTTTAATAGGGACAATAAATGGAGGAAAAGGGGCATTTCTCGTATACCTATTGTGCATGAATTTTTTGTAAGACCCACACCAGGAAAAGTAAGCATTTTAAGTGATGGGTCTATTGTTGTTGAAGTCGGTGGGATTGAGCTCGGCCAGGGGCTCTGGACGAAGGTAAAGCAGATGGCTGCATTTGGTCTCAGTTCAATCCAATGTGATGGAGTTGGAGATCTGTTGGATAAAGTACGGGTTATACAGTCTGATAGCTTGAGTTTGATTCAAGGGGGTTTTACTGCTGGGAGCACAACATCTGAGTCAAGCTGTGAAGCAGTGAGGCTTTGCTGCAATATTTTGGTTGAAAGACTCAGGCCTCTCAGGGAAAGGTTGCAGGATCAAATGGGTTCTATTAAATGGGAGATGCTTATTGCTCAG GCCTACATGCTCTCTGTGAACTTATCAGCAAGTTCTTTCTTTGTCCCTGACCTTACTTCCATGCAATATCGAATCTATGGTGCCGCAGTGAGTGAG GTGGAGGTGAATATTTTGACAGGAGAAACCACAATTTTGCAAACTGATATTATCTATGATTGTGGACAGAGTCTCAACCCTGCTGTGGATTTAGGACAG ATTGAAGGAGCTTTTGTCCAAGGAGTTGGGTTTTTCATGCTTGAGGAATACTTGACAAATTCAGATGGATTGGTGGTTGCGGAAGGTACATGGACATACAAGATTCCTACACTTGACACCATACCCAAACAATTCAATGTTGAAATACAAAAAAGTGGACATCATCAAAAACGTGTTCTTTCTTCAAAAG CTTCTGGGGAGCCACCTTTAATTTTAGCAGCTTCAGTTCACTGTGCTACTAGAGCAGCTATTAAAGAAGCCAGAAAACAGCTTCTCTCTTGGAGTGGCAAAGATGAGTGTAGTTCAACATTCCAGTTGGAGGTTCCTGCTACCATGCCTGTTGTGAAGGAGCACTGTGGACTGGAAAGTGTGGAGAGGTACTTGGAATGGAGAATGGGCAGAAAGTGA
- the LOC142607703 gene encoding abscisic-aldehyde oxidase-like isoform X1, translating to MAVERETRNNLVFAVNGERFELSTVDPSTTLLEFLRSRTRFKSVKLSCGEGGCGACVVLLSKYDPVLDQVEDFTASSCLTLLCSINGYSITTTEGLGNSKDGFHPIHQRFAGFHASQCGFCTPGMCVSLFAALVNAEKANQSEPSPGFSKLTVSEAEKAISGNLCRCTGYRSIADACKSFAADVDVEDLGLNSFWRKGESKEVKMSRLPFYNRNKEICTFPEFLKKEIRSSMLLDSKRFYWYNPVSVKELQSLLESNETNDGSLIKLVAGNTGMGYYKELEHYDRYIDLRYIPELSSIRRDPKGIEIGATITISKAIEALKEENKSEFHPKSEMVFKKIANHMEKIASGFIRNTASIGGNLMMAQRKNFPSDIATILVAVGSMVYIMTGPTCERIMLEEFLERPPLSSKTLLLNVKIPSWESIKNISSETDTMLLFETYRAAPRPLGNALPYLNAAFLAEVSPCKTSDGIIVNNCQLAFGAYGTKHAIRARQVEEFLAGKFLSLDVLYEATKLVKAVVVPEDGTSSPAYRSSLAIGFLFDFFSPLIDNGGKISNVLLEGYIKNVNAYKSNQNHVQLAHDNLSSLLSSGKQVIELSEEYHPVGEPITKSGAAIQASGEAFYVDDIPSPENCLHGTFIYSTKPLAWVKGIQFQPKPLPDGVASIITFKDIPKGGENIGSKSIFGTEPLFAEELTQCAGQRLAFVVADTQKHADKAINFAVVDYDLENLEPPILSVEEAVKRSSLFEVPPMFYPKQVGDISKGMAEADHKILSAEIKLGSQYYFYMESQAALAIPDEDNCMVVYSSSQVPEWTHAVIAKCLGVPEHNVRVITRRVGGAFGGKSIKAMPVATACALAAHKLRRPVRIYLDRKTDMIMAGGRHPMKITYSVGFKSNGKITALQLDILINAGLSPDISPIMPHNILGPLKKYDWGALSFDIKVCKTNHSSKSAMRAPGEVQGSFIAEAVIEHVASTLSMDVDSVRSINLHTYNSLNLFYESNADEPLEYTLPFIWDKLAMSSSLHQRTEKVKEFNRDNKWRKRGISRIPIVHEFFVRPTPGKVSILSDGSIVVEVGGIELGQGLWTKVKQMAAFGLSSIQCDGVGDLLDKVRVIQSDSLSLIQGGFTAGSTTSESSCEAVRLCCNILVERLRPLRERLQDQMGSIKWEMLIAQAYMLSVNLSASSFFVPDLTSMQYRIYGAAVSEVEVNILTGETTILQTDIIYDCGQSLNPAVDLGQIEGAFVQGVGFFMLEEYLTNSDGLVVAEGTWTYKIPTLDTIPKQFNVEIQKSGHHQKRVLSSKASGEPPLILAASVHCATRAAIKEARKQLLSWSGKDECSSTFQLEVPATMPVVKEHCGLESVERYLEWRMGRK from the exons ATGGCGGTGGAGAGAGAAACCAGAAACAATCTAGTTTTTGCTGTAAATGGAGAGAGGTTTGAGCTCTCCACTGTTGACCCTTCAACTACTTTGCTTGAGTTCTTGCGTTCCAGAACTCGCTTCAAGAGTGTCAAGCTCAGCTGTGGTGAAG GTGGTTGTGGTGCTTGTGTTGTTTTACTGTCAAAGTATGATCCTGTGCTTGATCAGGTTGAGGATTTTACAGCAAGTTCATGTCTTACTCTACTTTGCAGCATAAATGGATATTCTATTACAACAACTGAAGGCCTTGGAAATAGCAAAGATGGGTTCCACCCAATTCATCAAAGGTTCGCTGGTTTCCATGCTTCTCAGTGTGGGTTTTGTACTCCTGGAATGTGTGTTTCACTCTTTGCAGCTCTGGTCAATGCTGAAAAGGCCAATCAATCAGAGCCCTCTCCTGGATTCTCCAAGCTGACAGTTTCCGAAGCTGAAAAGGCTATTTCAGGAAACCTTTGTCGCTGTACTGGATATAGATCAATAGCCGATGCCTGCAAGAGTTTTGCGGCTGATGTTGATGTGGAGGATTTGGGGCTCAACTCTTTTTGGAGAAAGGGAGAGAGTAAGGAAGTAAAGATGAGTAGATTACCTTTCTATAACCGTAACAAAGAGATTTGTACATTTCCTGAGTTCCTGAAGAAGGAAATCAGGTCTTCCATGCTTTTGGATTCTAAAAGATTTTATTGGTACAATCCTGTTAGTGTCAAGGAACTTCAAAGCTTATTGGAATCTAATGAGACCAATGATGGGAGCTTGATTAAATTAGTTGCTGGCAACACTGGAATGGGTTATTACAAGGAACTAGAACACTATGACAGATATATTGATCTACGGTATATTCCTGAGCTCTCATCGATTCGAAGAGATCCAAAAGGGATTGAGATTGGAGCGACCATCACAATCTCTAAAGCTATTGAAGCTTTaaaggaagaaaacaaaagtgaaTTTCACCCAAAGAGTGAGATGGTGTTCAAAAAAATTGCCAACCATATGGAGAAAATTGCTTCAGGCTTCATCCGGAATACAGCTAGTATAGGGGGAAACTTGATGATGGCACAAAGGAAGAATTTTCCTTCTGATATTGCTACGATTCTTGTTGCTGTGGGTTCAATGGTATATATAATGACCGGTCCTACATGTGAAAGGATTATGTTGGAGGAGTTTCTAGAAAGGCCTCCTTTGAGTTCCAAAACTTTACTTCTCAATGTTAAAATCCCATCCTGggaatcaataaaaaatatttcatctgAAACTGACACTATGTTGCTCTTTGAAACCTATCGAGCTGCACCACGACCTCTTGGAAATGCATTGCCCTATTTAAATGCTGCATTCTTGGCTGAAGTTTCTCCATGTAAAACTTCTGATGGAATCATAGTAAATAACTGTCAGCTAGCTTTTGGTGCTTATGGGACTAAACATGCAATTAGAGCAAGACAGGTGGAGGAATTTTTAGCtggaaaatttttaagtttagatGTTCTATATGAAGCTACCAAATTAGTTAAAGCCGTTGTGGTACCTGAAGATGGCACTTCCTCTCCTGCCTATAGGTCAAGCTTGGccataggttttctttttgatttctttAGCCCCTTAATTGACAATGGTGGTAAAATTTCTAATGTTTTGTTAGAAGGATATATCAAGAATGTTAATGCTTACAAATCAAACCAGAATCATGTTCAACTAGCTCATGATAACCTGTCAAGTTTGCTATCATCCGGTAAGCAGGTGATTGAATTAAGTGAAGAGTATCATCCAGTTGGTGAGCCAATTACAAAATCTGGAGCTGCCATCCAAGCTTCTG GTGAGGCTTTCTATGTGGATGACATTCCTTCACCAGAAAATTGCCTACACGGAACATTCATTTATAGCACAAAGCCTTTGGCGTGGGTAAAGGGTATACAATTCCAGCCTAAACCACTTCCAGATGGAGTGGCTTCAATTATTACTTTTAAAGACATCCCAAAAGGTGGAGAGAATATAGGGTCAAAAAGCATTTTTGGTACTGAACCTTTATTTGCTGAGGAGCTTACACAGTGTGCTGGTCAGCGTCTTGCATTTGTG GTTGCAGATACACAGAAACATGCAGATAAAGCTATAAATTTTGCTGTGGTTGACTATGACTTGGAAAATTTAGAACCTCCAATTCTCTCTGTAGAAGAGGCTGTTAAGAGATCTAGCCTTTTTGAGGTTCCTCCTATGTTTTACCCAAAACAAGTTGGTGATATATCGAAAGGAATGGCTGAAGCTGATCATAAAATTCTTTCTGCTGAG ATTAAACTTGGGTCACAATACTATTTCTATATGGAGTCGCAAGCTGCCCTTGCTATACCAGATGAAGACAACTGCATGGTGGTTTATAGTTCAAGTCAGGTCCCAGAGTGGACACACGCTGTGATTGCAAAATGTCTCGGTGTTCCTGAACATAATGTCCGCGTAATTACGAGAAGGGTTGGGGGAGCATTTGGCGGAAAGTCCATCAAAGCCATGCCT GTTGCTACAGCATGTGCACTTGCAGCACACAAATTGCGTCGCCCTGTCAGGATATATCTTGATCGCAAGACTGATATGATAATGGCAGGAGGAAGGCATCCCATGAAAATAACTTACAGTGTAGGATTCAAGTCTAATGGGAAGATTACAGCATTACAACTTGACATATTAATTAATGCTGGGTTGTCTCCAGATATAAGTCCAATTATGCCGCATAACATACTAGGTCCACTTAAAAAGTATGACTGGGGTGCTTTATCTTTTGATATAAAGGTATGCAAAACAAATCATTCAAGTAAATCTGCAATGCGGGCACCTGGGGAAGTACAGGGATCATTTATTGCTGAAGCTGTTATTGAACACGTAGCATCTACCCTTTCAATGGATGTTGATTCTGTCAGAAGCATAAATCTCCACACATACAACAGCCTTAACTTATTCTATGAGAGTAATGCAGATGAACCTCTCGAGTATACTTTACCTTTTATATGGGATAAGTTGGCCATGTCATCAAGCTTACACCAGAGAACTGAAAAGGTGAAAGAGTTTAATAGGGACAATAAATGGAGGAAAAGGGGCATTTCTCGTATACCTATTGTGCATGAATTTTTTGTAAGACCCACACCAGGAAAAGTAAGCATTTTAAGTGATGGGTCTATTGTTGTTGAAGTCGGTGGGATTGAGCTCGGCCAGGGGCTCTGGACGAAGGTAAAGCAGATGGCTGCATTTGGTCTCAGTTCAATCCAATGTGATGGAGTTGGAGATCTGTTGGATAAAGTACGGGTTATACAGTCTGATAGCTTGAGTTTGATTCAAGGGGGTTTTACTGCTGGGAGCACAACATCTGAGTCAAGCTGTGAAGCAGTGAGGCTTTGCTGCAATATTTTGGTTGAAAGACTCAGGCCTCTCAGGGAAAGGTTGCAGGATCAAATGGGTTCTATTAAATGGGAGATGCTTATTGCTCAG GCCTACATGCTCTCTGTGAACTTATCAGCAAGTTCTTTCTTTGTCCCTGACCTTACTTCCATGCAATATCGAATCTATGGTGCCGCAGTGAGTGAG GTGGAGGTGAATATTTTGACAGGAGAAACCACAATTTTGCAAACTGATATTATCTATGATTGTGGACAGAGTCTCAACCCTGCTGTGGATTTAGGACAG ATTGAAGGAGCTTTTGTCCAAGGAGTTGGGTTTTTCATGCTTGAGGAATACTTGACAAATTCAGATGGATTGGTGGTTGCGGAAGGTACATGGACATACAAGATTCCTACACTTGACACCATACCCAAACAATTCAATGTTGAAATACAAAAAAGTGGACATCATCAAAAACGTGTTCTTTCTTCAAAAG CTTCTGGGGAGCCACCTTTAATTTTAGCAGCTTCAGTTCACTGTGCTACTAGAGCAGCTATTAAAGAAGCCAGAAAACAGCTTCTCTCTTGGAGTGGCAAAGATGAGTGTAGTTCAACATTCCAGTTGGAGGTTCCTGCTACCATGCCTGTTGTGAAGGAGCACTGTGGACTGGAAAGTGTGGAGAGGTACTTGGAATGGAGAATGGGCAGAAAGTGA